The genome window GGCAGTCGTTGCCAATGGAAGAAAAAATGTTAAAAATCCCCAAGCGAAAGTTTTGTAGAAATAAAAAGGATCATATTTAACATCATATAAATCTTTGTAAAATCTTCCAAAGGATTGTATCCATAGAAAAAATGATGGTCCATAGGTTGAATACTCTTGATAAAGAAAATAAGACCACAATAACGGGAAAAAAATTGTTAACGGAAGACCAGTTACAATTCGAAGAGACCCAAGCAATTTCCAATCCCTTCGAAAAAGTATATCTCCGCCAATTGAAATTGCAGGAATTACCATGGATATGGGACCTTTGGTAATAAACCCGAGTCCCATGGATATATACATAAGATAGAAATAGAATGGATTTCTCTTCCGACCCATATAATAGAAGTAATGCGTAAATAAAATATAAGCTGTTAGGTAAACATCAATTTTTGGATCTACAACCATAGCATACAATCCAGGTGCTGCTAGATAAGATAGACATGCAATCCATGCCCTTCTCTCATTCTCCCAAATGAGAAATACCAATTTGAACAATACCCAAACGGAAAGAAATGTGATTATAATTGATGGTAGGCGAAACGCCCAGTTGCTTATACTTAGAAATTTAAAGAATGGAGCGATAGTCCAAAAAGTCAAAATCGGTTTATCTAAATACTTACGTCCGTTGTCAGTTATTTTAGTATATTCGCCATTACTCACCATCTCTCGCACAATTTCTGCGTATTGGGATGAGTCGATGTCGATGACATCAAGAGTCAATGTTGATAGATAGACAATGGCAAACAGTCCAGCGATCAAAACAAAAATATTTTTCATTCTAAAGCGCCACTTTGTAAAATACACTCACGAAAACCGTCACAAGAATCTGGCTCTTCCTCGTAACATCTCAAGATATCACCTTGAATCATTGTACAACCTTGCACACATTGAATCTTACCCGAACTTCGATCATTGGGATTTAATTTGATATTTCTCGCCTCTTCTACGCAGCGAACAAAATAATCGCAAGCCCCATTGCATTGCTCTTCAATAATATCTTTGCAGGAAGCTAAGAATCCGATATTCAGTAAACAGATAATAAGGAGAATGGAAAATCTTGGAGATTTCATAATCGTTAATACGATTATCAGAAAGCCTTAGGAAATGGAAACTATTTCTTCATCGCGACTGAGAGCTAGCATCCCACAAGCTCCCCCGATTTCTTTACCTGGAGAACGGCGATTCATAACAGGTACCCGTGACTCTTTCTTGAGTCCCTGGACAAAACGTTCGACTTCGGAGTCACTTGGGCGCGACCATCCATGAAAACTTGTATTCAGCGGAATAACGTTAAATTTGCATTTATCAACTTTTTTGGCAATTTTGCCAAGAAGCTTAATATGATCGGATGACATATTGACACCTGGAATCATAACATATTCAAAAGTGATAAACCGATCCAGCTCTCGCACGAATCTCGCAGCAGAGTCTACCAATTTGCTTAAGTCATGCTTGTCATTTACATCCATGATATCACTGCGGGTATTCGGGTCAGGTTGATTCAAGGATATGGCAAAATTAAAAGGTTCTTTATTGTCAATAAATCGGTGTATTCCAGGAACAACTCCTGCTGTAGAAATTGTAATTCGTTTTGCACCTAAATGGAAGGCATTTTCATGATTTAGGATTTTTGCCGCGCGGATTACTTCGAAGTAATTATGCAATGGTTCACCCATTCCCATAAATACTATGTTAGTTGCTCTATCTCCGACAATTCGTTCAACAGTTAAAACTTGGTCAAGAATTTGCCATGTTGTTAGATTGCCTTGAAATTCCAATTTACCAGTTGCACAGAATTTACAATTTAGAGTGCAACCAACTTGAGATGATATGCAGATTGTTTTGCGTTCCCCATCTCCGCGAGGAATCCAAACTGCCTCAATTTCTTTTCCGGGAGATAGAGCGAAACTAAACTTCTGGGTTCCATCAGCAGAAACAAGATGATGGGATACAGTAAGTTCTTCTAAATCTGTATGATTCTTTAATTTCTCTCGTAGTGCGGTAGGAAGATTCGTAAATTCATCCCAAGTCCGATAACGATGTTTATAGATTCCTTCAAAAATCTGTGTTGCGCGAAATTTTGGCTCACCCAATGGAACTAAGAACTCTTGGAGTTCTGGAATCAATTTTCCTTTCGGGTTGAAAATTTCTTCTTTCATGCAATCAATTCTCTTCGATCACTTTTCCATCTTCAAGAATCATGCGAATGAGCTTGGTCATCTCAACAGAATATTCAACATCCAAATGTTTTGTAACACCTTCGCAGAATCCATTGATAATCAGCAATTTTGCATCGTCTTCTGACAATCCTCGAGACTGAAGATAGAATAATTGGTCTTCGTCTATCTTCGAAACTGTGGCTTCATAATTCAAAGTACCATGATTACCAGATATATCATTATAGGGATAAGCATGAGACTGCGATCTATCATCCATCATCAAGCCATCACATTTGACATGACTGAAGGCACCTTGAGATGAAGATTCGAATTTGACTAGGCCTCGATAGGAATTAATTCCTCCATCAAGAGATACACCTTTGGCAAGTATATTGGATCTTGTATTCTTACCTACATGAATGATTCGAGCTCCCGTATCTTGCACTTGCCCTTTACCAGCAAATGCTAATGAGAGTACATCCCCAGTTGAGTTGTCCCCTAATAAAACAATTCCTGGATATTTGATTGTATTGGCGCCGATGTTACAATCTGTCCATGTTATATGAGCATTTGCATGACAGAGTCCCCGTTTCACGGTCCAGTTGTACATATTTTTTTTCCAATTTTGAATCGTTGTATATTCGATTCGTCCACCATCAAGTGCAACAAGCTCGACTACGGCTGTATGAAAATTCGTTCCTTTGTCTTGAACAGAAGTGCATCCTTCACTGTATTCAATATGTGCGCCTTCATCTGCAATTAGCAATGTCCGTTCATATTGTCCGGATGATTCTGCTGTTACTTTAAAGTAGGCTTGAAGAGGCATGGGAGTCTTCACACCTTTCGGAACATAGGCGAATGAACCACCACTAAACACGGCAGAGTTGAGAGCTGAGAATTTATTGTCACCAATCGTAACAACTGTTCCCAAATATTTTTTAACAATGTCTGGATATTCTTGGATCGCTGTGTCAATGTCACAGAAAATAATTCCTAGATCCGTTAATTCCTTTTTGACATTTGCATAAATTGTCTCGGAATCATTCATTGTCTCGATTCCTGCGAGAAATTTTCTCTCATGCTCTGGGATTCCCAATTTTTCAAAACTTCTTAATATCTCAGGATCGACTTCGTCCCAAGATTTCTTTTTTTTCTGATTGGATCCAACATAATGTACATAATTATCTAGATCGATATTTGCCTGAGGGATAAAACCCCAAGTTGGCATTGGTTTGGATAAATAGATTTCTAGTGCTTTTAGACGAAATTCTGTAAGCCAACCTGGTTCATTCTTGATATGAGAAATCGATTCTACAACACGCTTAGATAACCCTTTTGGAAAATTACTTGCTTCGTAAAAGTTTGATTCTGTGGTTTCCTGTGTTTCTAATGTGTGCATATCCTACCCCGATTGTCCTAGTCCAGTCTTTCAAACTTGAGCTCAGTATAAATAATAATTTTTACTGAGCTAAGTTTGAGTTCGAAATTAATTTACGGAAGAAAAATACTCTTTAGATCCTTTTGGATCAGCTTTCATAGATTTCTTACCTTCGTCCCAATTGGC of Leptospira sp. GIMC2001 contains these proteins:
- the rlmN gene encoding 23S rRNA (adenine(2503)-C(2))-methyltransferase RlmN; amino-acid sequence: MKEEIFNPKGKLIPELQEFLVPLGEPKFRATQIFEGIYKHRYRTWDEFTNLPTALREKLKNHTDLEELTVSHHLVSADGTQKFSFALSPGKEIEAVWIPRGDGERKTICISSQVGCTLNCKFCATGKLEFQGNLTTWQILDQVLTVERIVGDRATNIVFMGMGEPLHNYFEVIRAAKILNHENAFHLGAKRITISTAGVVPGIHRFIDNKEPFNFAISLNQPDPNTRSDIMDVNDKHDLSKLVDSAARFVRELDRFITFEYVMIPGVNMSSDHIKLLGKIAKKVDKCKFNVIPLNTSFHGWSRPSDSEVERFVQGLKKESRVPVMNRRSPGKEIGGACGMLALSRDEEIVSIS
- a CDS encoding Cys-rich protein, which codes for MKSPRFSILLIICLLNIGFLASCKDIIEEQCNGACDYFVRCVEEARNIKLNPNDRSSGKIQCVQGCTMIQGDILRCYEEEPDSCDGFRECILQSGALE
- the sufB gene encoding Fe-S cluster assembly protein SufB; the encoded protein is MHTLETQETTESNFYEASNFPKGLSKRVVESISHIKNEPGWLTEFRLKALEIYLSKPMPTWGFIPQANIDLDNYVHYVGSNQKKKKSWDEVDPEILRSFEKLGIPEHERKFLAGIETMNDSETIYANVKKELTDLGIIFCDIDTAIQEYPDIVKKYLGTVVTIGDNKFSALNSAVFSGGSFAYVPKGVKTPMPLQAYFKVTAESSGQYERTLLIADEGAHIEYSEGCTSVQDKGTNFHTAVVELVALDGGRIEYTTIQNWKKNMYNWTVKRGLCHANAHITWTDCNIGANTIKYPGIVLLGDNSTGDVLSLAFAGKGQVQDTGARIIHVGKNTRSNILAKGVSLDGGINSYRGLVKFESSSQGAFSHVKCDGLMMDDRSQSHAYPYNDISGNHGTLNYEATVSKIDEDQLFYLQSRGLSEDDAKLLIINGFCEGVTKHLDVEYSVEMTKLIRMILEDGKVIEEN